In the Ctenopharyngodon idella isolate HZGC_01 chromosome 4, HZGC01, whole genome shotgun sequence genome, one interval contains:
- the nr2c1 gene encoding nuclear receptor subfamily 2 group C member 1 has translation MEGESPRIQLVSADGGLQIVTEQQLAQKVQIVTAIDQAGAGKQQFILANLDYPSQEKLFIKQENSPAKVILTSADGSAVNQLLFASPELTGQQIQFVTEGSEQGAMKPPVEYCVVCGDKASGRHYGAVSCEGCKGFFKRSIRKNLVYTCRGSGECIINKHHRNRCQYCRLQRCMALGMKQDSVQCERKPVEVSREKPANCAPSIEKIYIRKNLCSPLAAMPTFVNEKETTRSTSLLDSNMLLNIQQSLSKLDNTILIPSSPDQNDSSQGDLGTLANVVTSLGHLNKSREMMDSSTDLSGIETASNDDSIMTDMQRDESNDVTRAFDTLTKVLQPEDSCGEEVAEGMVAVRVDEQSTALLELEGPLLSDMHVPFKLMMPLPMPDFLNLNYICESASRLLFLSMHWARSIPAFQALGSENSITLMKACWNELFALGLAQCSHIMNVETILTAIINHLQTSLDEDKLSPERVKQVMEHIWRMQEFCNSMSRMSPDAYEYAYLKAVVLFSPDHSGVDGTLQIERFQEKAYMELQDYVSKVYPEDTYRLSKLLVRLPALRLMSAAVTEELFFAGLIGNVQIDSIIPYILKMESTDYNSQPISNSE, from the exons ATGGAAGGAGAAAGTCCCAGAATTCAGCTGGTGTCTGCAGATGGAGGCCTACAG ATTGTGACGGAGCAGCAGTTGGCTCAGAAGGTGCAGATAGTTACAGCTATTGATCAGGCTGGAGCCGGCAAGCAGCAGTTTATATTAGCTAACCTGGATTACCCCAGCCAGGAGAAACTGTTCATCAAACAAGAGAACTCACCAGCCAAGGTCATCTTAACCTCTGCCGATGGGTCAGCTGTCAATCAGCTGCTTTTCGCATCACCTGAGCTGACAGGACAACAGATCCAG tttgtGACGGAGGGCTCAGAACAGGGTGCTATGAAGCCTCCAGTGGAGTATTGTGTAGTTTGTGGAGATAAGGCCTCAG gtcGTCATTATGGAGCAGTGAGCTGTGAGGGCTGTAAGGGTTTCTTCAAGCGCAGCATCAGGAAGAATCTGGTGTACACGTGCCGCGGGTCTGGAGAATGTATCATCAATAAACACCATCGGAACCGGTGTCAGTACTGCAGACTGCAGCGCTGCATGGCCCTCGGCATGAAACAAGACT CTGTTCAGTGTGAGAGGAAACCGGTGGAAGTGTCGAGAGAGAAGCCAGCAAACTGTGCGCCCTCCATCGAAAAGATCTACATCCGCAAAAACCTCTGCAGCCCTCTCGCCGCCATGCCAACGTTTGTTAACGAAAAAGAGACCACCAG GTCAACCAGTTTACTGGACTCCAACATGCTCTTGAACATACAGCAATCACTTTCCAAACTTGACAACACCATTTTAATTCCTTCTTCACCAGATcag AATGATTCCAGTCAGGGAGATCTGGGTACCCTGGCTAACGTGGTCACGTCTCTCGGTCACCTCAACAAAAGTCGTGAGATGATGGACAGCAGCACTGACCTATCGGGGATAGAGACCGCGAGTAACGATGACAGCATTATGACAGACATGCAGAGAGATGAGTCGAATGACGTCACACG GGCCTTTGACACACTCACAAAGGTGCTTCAGCCTGAGGATAGTTGTGGGGAAGAGGTGGCAGAAGGGATGGTGGCTGTCAGGGTTGATGAACAGTCCACTGCCCTACTGGAACTGGAAGGACCACTGCTCTCAGATATGCACGTGCCCTTTAAG CTGATGATGCCGCTGCCCATGCCAGACTTCCTGAATCTGAATTACATCTGTGAATCAGCTTCCCGTCTGCTTTTCCTCTCTATGCACTGGGCACGCTCTATTCCAGCCTTCCAGGCCCTTGG CTCAGAGAACAGCATCACGCTGATGAAGGCCTGCTGGAATGAGTTGTTTGCTTTAGGTCTGGCTCAGTGTTCACACATTATGAATGTAGAAACGATCCTCACGGCCATAATCAACCACTTACAGACCAGCCTGGATGAAG ACAAACTGTCCCCAGAGCGGGTGAAGCAAGTCATGGAGCATATCTGGCGTATGCAGGAATTTTGTAACAGTATGAGTCGCATGAGTCCTGATGCATATGAATATGCTTACCTCAAAGCTGTGGTTCTCTTCAGCCCGG ATCACTCCGGAGTGGACGGCACCCTTCAGATTGAGCGCTTTCAGGAGAAAGCCTACATGGAACTGCAGGACTATGTGAGCAAAGTGTATCCAGAGGACACATATCG CCTTTCAAAACTGTTAGTTCGTCTGCCTGCCCTGCGGCTCATGAGTGCTGCGGTAACTGAAGAGCTCTTTTTCGCCGGTCTCATCGGCAACGTCCAGATCGACAGCATCATTCCCTACATCCTCAAAATGGAGTCTACCGACTACAACAGCCAGCCAATCAGCAACTCTGAGTGA
- the ndufa12 gene encoding NADH dehydrogenase [ubiquinone] 1 alpha subcomplex subunit 12 has protein sequence MAEYTNLVRRAVGQLTGHGGVKGFLLQLFRVNDIKTGALVGIDKYGNKYYEDNKYFFGRHRWVIYTTEMNGKKTLWDVDGSMVPAEWHRWLHCMTDDPPTTHPPEPKKFLAKVHQLNLSGTSNCYVPYSTTRKKIHEWVPPKAGEK, from the exons ATGGCGGAGTACACGAATTTAGTGCGGCGGGCCGTGGGTCAACTCACCGGTCATGGCGGTGTTAAAGGCTTCCTGCTGCAGCTATTCAG GGTGAATGATATCAAGACAGGAGCCTTGGTGGGTATTGACAAATATGGCAACAAATACTATGAGGAcaacaaatacttttttg GCCGTCACCGCTGGGTGATTTACACCACAGAGATGAACGGCAAGAAGACTTTGTGGGACGTTGATGGCAGCATGGTCCCTGCTGAATG GCACCGTTGGCTGCACTGCATGACGGATGACCCTCCCACCACTCACCCTCCAGAACCCAAGAAGTTTCTGGCCAAGGTTCATCAGTTAAACCTCAGTGGCACATCAAACTGCTACGTGCCCTATTCAACCACTCGCAAGAAGATCCACGAGTGGGTCCCCCCAAAAGCCGGGGAGAAATAA